The window CCACCCGGCCCTGGAGATCCACCTTGCGGCCTTCATATATGGCGACAAACTGGGGGTTGCGGGCAATGAGCTGGGAGTTGCACACCCAGTCAATACCCTGGAACTCCACCAGGGGATTTTTATGCAGCCATTTCATCAGCTCCTTGGTGCCCAGGGCGTAGGATGCCAGAGATTTTCCCCGGAACGGAGATTTGCGGCTATTGGTCACAGCTCCGGAATTGACCAGCTCTGCGGCTGCATCCGTAAAATAGAGGGAGTGGATGCCAAGATCTTTTTTATCGGACAGATAGGGCACCAGCGCTTCGAACAAAGGCCCGAGGGAATAGTTGATACAGTCACCATCCCGGATTTCATTGGCCACATTGGCAGCCACTTTTTTCATGACATCGCTGACCGGTTCAGGTGCATAGAAAATCGGCTCCCGGTCCGAGCGCACCAGAAGATCAAACTCCTCTATGGAGACAAAGGTGTCCCCATAGGTAAAGGGCATCTCCTCATTTACCTCACCCACCACAAGGGTTGCCTTGCTCATGGCTTCCCTTGCCACATCAACGGCAAGGCCCAGACTGCAATACCCGGCATCATTGGGCGGGGTGATCTGGATAAAGGCCACATCCACATTGATTCTGCCGGATCTGATGATTTTCGGAATCTCGGAGGAGTAGGCAGGAATAAGATCCACCTGACCGCTGGAAATGGTATCCCAGTCCACATACCCCCCTGAAAAAAATGTTTTCAACCGGTAGTTGGGGGCATTGAGCCGGTCAATGGACAAAATGGTTTCCCCATGCACAGCCAGCTGCACCAGCTCAAGATCCCTGATATTATGTTTGTCCACATCAAGCAACGTGCGGATCAGCCTTCTTGGCGTAGCCGGCCCTGTGCCGATGAACACGGTCATTCCCGGCCGGATATGGTTTAAAACCGTATCCGGGGGCACAAGCTGACTCTCCCAGTTGCTCAAATTTATTTCGGACATAAATCACTACTCCCTGTATAAAATGTACATTGATCTGTTTTACCAGCTAAAGGACGTGTAATCAAGGCAGGGAAAACGCCCGGACGAATTCCGGGCAACTTTTCGTCCAGACATGATTTTTTATCCAGGCAGTACTTTCAACAGCAGCACAGGCACATGCCCTAAGAACATCCTTTTTAAACACTCTTCTAATCAAGCGATAACCAATTCTTAAATATTTTAATGTAATACTTACCAAACTAAATAACAGCCATGGGCTGATCCGGTATATCAACGGCCATATTCACCCCCCCCAACGAAGGTTGAAAGATCAGTATAGGTGACACAGACGTTCTTACAAAAACCAACAGGACAATTTATGAATTTCACTATTGAGGTGTACCAGGACCCCGGACGCGTTCTTCCCGATGAGTCCATTGACAACCTATCCCGGGATATCCGGGAAATTGCCGGTGACTGCTTCCACGACCTTCCTGAGTATCAGGCCATTGTCGGCACCCGAGGCGCACTTTGTGACAAACTGATCACCCTTGCCAGGGATGAGAACAGTACGCCCCAGGGATTCTGCTCCATGGTGTTTTTAGACATTGAAGACGTGGGCCGGGTTCTGCATCTCGGCCTGACCTGCGTTCGGCCCGAAGCCAGGGGGAAACGGCTTACACATCTGCTGGTAAAAAAAGCATTGACCAGCTATCTTCTCAAGCAAAACCCCTTTGGTAAAATCTGGATTTCCAATTGCGCAGGGGTATTGTCAAGCCTTGGTAATGTGGCCATGCACTTTGAGCAGGTATTTCCTTCTCCCTTCCACGCACAATGCCCCGGTGCCACTCACTTGAAAATTGCAAGGGCCATAAACGAACAGTTCAGGCCGGCGATGTATGTGCTGCCCGAAGCCCTGCTTGATGAAGAGAAGTTTGTGTTCCGGGGCAGTGTAAAAGATACGGTGTTTCATAAGGAAAAAGATGATTTGGCCTATCATCACAGAAAAAATGGTCTGAACCGGTTTTACGCCAATATGATGAATTTTGAGCAGGGAGACGAAGTACTCCAGATCGGCTATTTTCGCATGATCTCTGTGGTTAAATATATATTGCGCCAGCGCAGGGTGAAGCAACTGAACAGGCAGCAGGAACACCCGGTGCTGGAGTTGTAAATGTATGGCCGATCTGAAATCTTTGTACAGGTTGTTCTGGGTCATTGAATTTACATTATTTTCTCTTTTACGCCTGGCTCTGGTTGCGGCCTCTTCGGGATGGACCCCGGATCTGGTGGCATCCAGGGCCCGGCAGTGGGCCGGGATACTGGTTAAAGGCCTTGATATTGAAATCACACAGACCGGTGACATCCCCGGCTATGGCGCACTGGTGGTTTCCAACCACAGGTCCTACCTGGACATCGTTATCATCCTTTCCCAGCTGAATGCAGCCTTTCTGGCCAAAAAGGAGCTGAAGTCCTGGCCCATTTTCGGCCTGGCGGCCAAACGGGGAAATACCGTATTTGTGGACAGATCCTGCGCAGAAAGCAGGACCACGGCACGCCGGGCCCTTGCAGAAAGGCTGTCCCAGGGGATCAGCGTAGTGGTTTTCCCGGAGGGCACCACCTCGGCCGGCCCGGGCATCCTTTCCTTTAAAAACGGAATATTTCACCTGGCGGCAACAAAAGATATCCCCGTTGTACCCGTGGCCATCTGCTATGAAAATCCCAGGGCCGCCTGGATCGGGGACGATTTTTTCCTGCCCCACTTTCTAAAAATATTTAAAACCGATGGATTAAAAGCCCGTCTGAATTTTGGACCAGCCCTGAGGATAAACGACGGCGCCACCCTTAAAGCGGCAGCGCATACCAGTATCCAAAAACAATTGCGGGCCATGGAATAACGGCGTGGTCAGTTTTCGGTATTATCGTGGCTCTGTCTTTGGGAAATGCTGTATCTGATCTGAACCTTCTTGTGCTTGTCATCCGGCCGCAGGGAGGCTGGATTCATGATCAGCGCCACGGTAACAGCACCCGACGCTGTCAAAGTGTCAAGGGAAATTTGTTCGGTAAAGACCGTGGTTACGTCATCCAGAACAAGCTCCCCGCCAAAGAGTCTGACAGCTTCGGGAGTAATGCTCAGACCGGTCATGATAAGGCCTTCCGGCAGTTTCCCTGAAAAGTCCGCCTGGACAGGCACCAGTTTGTCCGCCCGGGTGTCCAGGGTCACCTCCACCTGATCCGGTTCAACCTGTTTCAGACGAATACCCGGAGGCAACTGAATATTGTGTCTGGCAATATCCAGTTTGTTTTTCCCCACTGTGCTGCCGTCAAGGGAGATCTTGATGCTCATCTGGTCCAGGGTCAAAGCATTGACCAGAGGCCGGGCACCGCTGATCAAAAGCCTGGCCCGGGAAGCGGACGTATTAATAATATTCATTTTTTTGTCAGGGATCATGAACTCAATGGGAACATCATAGTTGGCCAAAGTTTCCATACCCCGTGAGAAACTCAGCCACAGGCCTGTGGTACATAAAAGGCACACCACGGCCGCCCCAAGCAGTTCCCGGGTCTGCCGGCGCATTCTATTCAGCGGTTCAGGGCCGCCCATATATTGCCTGATCAGCTTTTCAACCTTGTCAGGATCCCTGACCTCTTGAATCCTGTTGTCTTTTACAAGGGATACTTTTCCACGTTCCTCAGACACAACAATCACCAGGGCGTCGCTTTGTTCGGTCAGGCCCAGCGCGGCTCTGTGCCGGGTGCCGTATTTGGAAGCCAGATCCCGGTTCTGGGACAAAGGCAGAATGGTCCCGGCCCGGGTAATCATTCCTTTCTGGATCACAGCCGCCCCGTCATGGAGCGGTGCGCCGGGCCAGAAAATACCTACCAGCATTTCCCTGGACAGTGATGCATTAATCTCTATTCCGGAAGTGATGATGCTGTCCACCCCGGTTTTCAGGGGCATCACAATCAAAGCCCCGATTTTCGACCGGGCCAATTCCACCACAGCATCCGCAATAATACGCACCGGAGTATTAATCTGGGCCCTGGGAATTTCCCATAGAAAAAATCTGAGACTTCGGGTTCTGACCACCCCTGATATCTCATTGCGAAACACAATGATGATCACAAAGGTGGCAACGGTGATCACACCCTGCATGGCCCAGTTGGTAATGACCAGCCCCATGGCGTTGGCGCTGCGGCCGATGATCCACATGGCCACCACAGACAGAAGAACACGCAGGACATTGGTGCCCCGGAACAATACATACAAACGAAACAGAATATATGCATTGAGAACGATATCCAGCACATCTTGCCAGCGACACCCGGAAAATAATAAAGAAAGCTGTTCCATGGGCATCAGTCAGACATGCAGAACCGCAATGTTTTTAAAAGCTTATTGTCTTCATCCCTGATTTCCACCCGCCAGGGTCCCTTGTCCGCATCGCGCATCTGGACCCGTGAGAAGGAGGACCATTTGGGAACGGAAAGAACCAGACGCATGGAAAAAATAAGTTTGTCCTTTTTATACCAGTTATGCAACACCGCTGTTTTTTCATACACCGGATCAAAGGCGGTAAAGCAGAACACCTCTCCCTGGGAAACGGAAAAGACAACGGCGGGATTCACCGGCCTGAAACTGGATATTTCTTCACACATAACCGCTTCGGCCAAAACCATAAGGGGCTGGTCAGCCGAACCGGCACTGACCGGCATGATCAACAATCCCACCAGGCCCCAAGAGATAAGAAGACGGAAAAACAACCCAGAACATTTCCTTGTATCAAAATCCGGTATGTTATTGTCTGATGCTGTCATACACACTGCTCTTTGCTAAACGTAAAAAAAACATGTGGGACTATATATATATACCCGCCGGAGAGAAAAAAAAAGTCTGGATTTCCGGGCTTGACAGACGATGATCCCGGGCGGATTTACATGGACCGGCGAAGCTCCAGAGCCTCTTTGTTTTCAGGGTCGAGACGCAGAACCTCGGCCAGAAACTCGTCTGCCTGGAGAATTTTTTCCTTGGCCATATAAATCTGGGCAATGGAAAGCTTGGTCTTTATAGGTTCAATGCCATTTTTATTTGCCTCAAGGAGATATTCAAGGGCCTTGTCAGAATCGCCCAGGGCTTCGTAAATCTGGCCGGCTTTGAATTGCAGGCCCTGATTCCCGGGAAAATCTTTAAGCAGCTGTGTCAGCAACTCTCTGGCATATATTTTTTCCCCGTTTTCAGCGCACAGATCTAGGATCTTCCCTTTGAGGTCCAGGTGCTTGTCAAGCTTGTTCACCAGCTTGGTAAATAGCGTGGTGGCCAGTTCGTTCTGTTTCATTTTTAAAAGGGCCTGCCCCGCCTTAAGTGCATAGTCATTGAACCGGTTGGTCAATGTCAGCACCTCGCAGGAATATTTGACCGCTTTACTCCACTGCTTTTTCTGCCAGTAAAACCTGGAGAGCATGTGGCGGGTTACGGCGTCCTGGAGATTATCAGCCGCCGCCTCAAGATAACATCGCTCCATCTCCTCAATCTTGCCGGCCTTGCCGTAAAGGATACCAAGATTGCGTTTCAGTCGTGATGCATGGGGTCTTAAGGCCACAGCCCGCTCCTGGCAGATAATGGCCATATCCAGTTTTTCAGCCTCGTCCAGGCTTCTGGCTTTTCTGACAAGCAGGGTGGCTTCATCCGGGTCATTGGCCTTTTCCACGGCCTGGCGGATTTTTTCCTCAAGCATGGTGGGGGTCAGGGGTTTGAGCAGGAAACCGTCAACCTCGACTTCTGCGACTTCATACACCACATCCTTTTCCCGCTCTGCTGTCACCATCAACACGGGCATATCCCTCAATAGTGGTTCTGCCCGCATGGCATCCAGCATCTGCATCCCGTTCATCACCGGCATTTTCCAGTCCACAATGACAAGGTCAATATGGGTGTGTTCAAGTACGCGCAAACCATCTCTACCATTTTCTGCGACATAAATCTCCTTGCCCAAATCCAGATGTCGCAATGTTTTTTTAAGAAGCGTACGCATACTCTTCAAATCATCAACAATCAACACAGACATATTTTCTATATCAATCATGTGGCCAGCCCCGTACTCATAAAAAACAGAACAGAAAGTCGCATTAACTTTAGAAACAGAATTCTTATAAAACACTTAATAACACGCCCCAAGAGGGCAAATCAATCTTTAACAACGTATGAAAAATTTAGCGCCAGCTCCCCTCATCACCTGTTGAAAACAGTATCAGCGGGAGTCATCCCGGCTCTGATCCAGACGTTTATATTGAACCGCCTCAAGTACATGGGATTTGTGAATATCCCTGGTACCTGCCAGATCCGCGATGGTCCTGGCAAGCTTTAAAATGGAGGCATAGGCCCGGCCGGACAGGTTAAACTGTTTCATGGCCTGTTCAACCACCCGCCGACTCTGGACATCAAGGGGACAAAACTGCTGCAAAAGCTTAGGTCCCATATCTGCATTGGAAAAACAAATGATTCCGGCCTGTTTAAACCGATCGGCCTGGGTGTCCCGGGCCTTTTTCACCCGTTTCCGGATGGCTTGGGAAGACTCCTGCTGTCCATCCGCGGTCATCTCCTTAAATGACAGCCGGGGTACCTCCACAAGGATGTCCATCCTGTCCATGAGCGGGCCTGAGATCTTGTTTTTGTACTGCTCAATTTTAGTCGGCGTGCAGGTGCATTCCCTGTCCGGATTGGTGAAATTGCCGCAGGGGCATGGATTCATGGCTGCAGCCAGCATAAACCGGCATGGATAGGTGGCCTTGGCCTTGGCACGGGCCAGGGTGATGACGCCATCCTCCAAAGGCTGCCGCAGCACCTCCAGCACACTGCGCCGGAATTCAGGCAACTCGTCCAGAAACAGAACACCGTTGTGGGACAGTGTGATTTCTCCGGGCTTGGGTATCGTGCCGCCGCCCACAAGACCGGCATCGGAAATGGAATGGTGGGGGGACCTGAAAGGCCTTGCGCCAAGGGGCTGCCCCGGTTCCCGGGCCACGTCTGCCACCGAATAGACCCGGGCGATTTCCATGGCCTCTTCAAAGGACGGTTCCGGCATGATTCCGGGCAGGCATTTTGCCATCAGGCTTTTCCCCGATCCCGCCGGGCCATTGAGCAAAATATGATGATGGCCTGCCGCCGCCACCTCCATGGCCCGTTTGACATGGGTCTGGCCCCGGACATGGGCGAAGTCGTTTTCCAGGTCTGTCCCATCTGTCGCCAGAAGCATGGACAAATCGGGCTCCAGGGGCAAAAGTTCTGCCTTTCCCGCCAGAAAATCCACAACCTGGGACAGATGATCCGGAGCCAATACCTCAATATCCTTAACAAGTGCGGCCTGGGCACCGTTATCCCGGGGCACAATAATGCCTTTAAATCCATTGTCCCGGGCAGCCAGGGCAAAAGGCAGAGCCGCCTTGACCGGCCGAAGGTATCCGTCCAGGGAGAGTTCAGCTGCAAAGAGCCAGGATGCTGCGGCAGACGCCTGGAATAAGCCCTGGGCACAAAGAATTCCCAGAGCCACGGGAAGATCAAGGCCTGTACCCTCTTTTTTGAAATCCGCAGGTGCAAGGTTCACCACCACTCTGTCCATGGGAAAGCGGTACCCGGCATTCTGCAGGGCAGACCGGACCCTGTCGCGGCTTTCCCGGACAGCGGTTTCAGCAAGGCCAACCATGTTGAATACCGGCAGGCCCAGGGTGATATCCACTTCAACATCCACAACAATGGCCTCAAATCCGTTGATTGCGCAGGACTTCATTTTTGCTATCATAAAGGAACCTGATTTATAAAGATGAAAGTCAATTTATTGAATTTATATTAAATTATCAGAAAATTACTGCAAACCAAATATTTTTCTCATTTGTTTTGCTTTGTATTTTCAAATCAGCTATATATACCACGTTCTATATCAGTCAGACATTTTGGGGCGAATAATGACCAGTTTCTACAATCAGCAGACCATCGCCGGAGAGGTGAAACTTTCGGGGACGGGCGTTCATTCAGGTAAGAAGACAAACCTGACCATCCGGCCGGCCGAAGAAAACCACGGCATTAAATTCCGGCGCCTTGACCTTCCCGGGACTCCGGATATACCGGCCCTTTTCAAGCTGGTGGTGGATACCAGTCTTGCCACGGTTATCGGGGGCAATGGCGCCATTGTTTCCACCATTGAGCATTTGATGGCAAGCTTTGCGGGCCTTGGCATTGACAATGCCCTGGTGGAGGTGGATGACTATGAGATCCCCATCATGGACGGATCAGCCAGGGAATTTACCCGGTCCATAACCGCCGTGGGCGTAGTTGAGCAGGATAAACCCCGGCACATTTTCATCGTTAACGAACCCATAGAAATTACCCAGGGGGATAAATGGGTCCGGGTGGAACCGGAACCCTGTTTCAAAATCACCTGCACCATTGAATTCAACCATCCGCTCATCGGCCTGCAGGAAATTGTCTATGACAGGGCAAAAAACAACTTTGAGCAGGAAATCTGCGGGGCAAGGACCTTTGGGTTTGTAAAAGATCTTGAATTGTTGAAAAAATTCAGCCTGGGCAAAGGCGGAAGCCTGGACAATGCCATTGTCATTGATAATGATAAAATTTTGAATGAGGGGGGATTGCGGCATCCGGATGAATTTGTCCGCCACAAACTGCTGGACTGCCTTGGGGATTTCTCCCTTCTGGGGATGCCCATCCAGGGACATATCATCACCCATAAATCCGGACACCTTTTAAACCATCTGTTTATTAAAAAATTTCTCGATGAAAAGCAGGCCTGGGAAACAGGCCCTGCAAAACGCTGATCAGAACTCAATGTCTAAAATAATTAAAGGTGCGGTTGCAAAATTTTTATTTTCAGTTCTTTTTTTTATCACAGCCTCTTTATTTATTGCTCCGGTGATGGCGTATGCCCACGATGACGCGTCTCTTTCCCATATTAAGTTAGCCAACACCCGGGATGACCTGCTTGCATATTTCAGGGTGGAAAACGCCTTTACGGAAAAAAATACCC is drawn from uncultured Desulfobacter sp. and contains these coding sequences:
- a CDS encoding YifB family Mg chelatase-like AAA ATPase, translated to MKSCAINGFEAIVVDVEVDITLGLPVFNMVGLAETAVRESRDRVRSALQNAGYRFPMDRVVVNLAPADFKKEGTGLDLPVALGILCAQGLFQASAAASWLFAAELSLDGYLRPVKAALPFALAARDNGFKGIIVPRDNGAQAALVKDIEVLAPDHLSQVVDFLAGKAELLPLEPDLSMLLATDGTDLENDFAHVRGQTHVKRAMEVAAAGHHHILLNGPAGSGKSLMAKCLPGIMPEPSFEEAMEIARVYSVADVAREPGQPLGARPFRSPHHSISDAGLVGGGTIPKPGEITLSHNGVLFLDELPEFRRSVLEVLRQPLEDGVITLARAKAKATYPCRFMLAAAMNPCPCGNFTNPDRECTCTPTKIEQYKNKISGPLMDRMDILVEVPRLSFKEMTADGQQESSQAIRKRVKKARDTQADRFKQAGIICFSNADMGPKLLQQFCPLDVQSRRVVEQAMKQFNLSGRAYASILKLARTIADLAGTRDIHKSHVLEAVQYKRLDQSRDDSR
- a CDS encoding DUF2914 domain-containing protein, whose protein sequence is MTASDNNIPDFDTRKCSGLFFRLLISWGLVGLLIMPVSAGSADQPLMVLAEAVMCEEISSFRPVNPAVVFSVSQGEVFCFTAFDPVYEKTAVLHNWYKKDKLIFSMRLVLSVPKWSSFSRVQMRDADKGPWRVEIRDEDNKLLKTLRFCMSD
- a CDS encoding response regulator, whose amino-acid sequence is MIDIENMSVLIVDDLKSMRTLLKKTLRHLDLGKEIYVAENGRDGLRVLEHTHIDLVIVDWKMPVMNGMQMLDAMRAEPLLRDMPVLMVTAEREKDVVYEVAEVEVDGFLLKPLTPTMLEEKIRQAVEKANDPDEATLLVRKARSLDEAEKLDMAIICQERAVALRPHASRLKRNLGILYGKAGKIEEMERCYLEAAADNLQDAVTRHMLSRFYWQKKQWSKAVKYSCEVLTLTNRFNDYALKAGQALLKMKQNELATTLFTKLVNKLDKHLDLKGKILDLCAENGEKIYARELLTQLLKDFPGNQGLQFKAGQIYEALGDSDKALEYLLEANKNGIEPIKTKLSIAQIYMAKEKILQADEFLAEVLRLDPENKEALELRRSM
- a CDS encoding lysophospholipid acyltransferase family protein, translated to MADLKSLYRLFWVIEFTLFSLLRLALVAASSGWTPDLVASRARQWAGILVKGLDIEITQTGDIPGYGALVVSNHRSYLDIVIILSQLNAAFLAKKELKSWPIFGLAAKRGNTVFVDRSCAESRTTARRALAERLSQGISVVVFPEGTTSAGPGILSFKNGIFHLAATKDIPVVPVAICYENPRAAWIGDDFFLPHFLKIFKTDGLKARLNFGPALRINDGATLKAAAHTSIQKQLRAME
- the lpxC gene encoding UDP-3-O-acyl-N-acetylglucosamine deacetylase; this encodes MTSFYNQQTIAGEVKLSGTGVHSGKKTNLTIRPAEENHGIKFRRLDLPGTPDIPALFKLVVDTSLATVIGGNGAIVSTIEHLMASFAGLGIDNALVEVDDYEIPIMDGSAREFTRSITAVGVVEQDKPRHIFIVNEPIEITQGDKWVRVEPEPCFKITCTIEFNHPLIGLQEIVYDRAKNNFEQEICGARTFGFVKDLELLKKFSLGKGGSLDNAIVIDNDKILNEGGLRHPDEFVRHKLLDCLGDFSLLGMPIQGHIITHKSGHLLNHLFIKKFLDEKQAWETGPAKR
- a CDS encoding diadenylate cyclase translates to MEQLSLLFSGCRWQDVLDIVLNAYILFRLYVLFRGTNVLRVLLSVVAMWIIGRSANAMGLVITNWAMQGVITVATFVIIIVFRNEISGVVRTRSLRFFLWEIPRAQINTPVRIIADAVVELARSKIGALIVMPLKTGVDSIITSGIEINASLSREMLVGIFWPGAPLHDGAAVIQKGMITRAGTILPLSQNRDLASKYGTRHRAALGLTEQSDALVIVVSEERGKVSLVKDNRIQEVRDPDKVEKLIRQYMGGPEPLNRMRRQTRELLGAAVVCLLCTTGLWLSFSRGMETLANYDVPIEFMIPDKKMNIINTSASRARLLISGARPLVNALTLDQMSIKISLDGSTVGKNKLDIARHNIQLPPGIRLKQVEPDQVEVTLDTRADKLVPVQADFSGKLPEGLIMTGLSITPEAVRLFGGELVLDDVTTVFTEQISLDTLTASGAVTVALIMNPASLRPDDKHKKVQIRYSISQRQSHDNTEN
- a CDS encoding GNAT family N-acetyltransferase, whose product is MSEINLSNWESQLVPPDTVLNHIRPGMTVFIGTGPATPRRLIRTLLDVDKHNIRDLELVQLAVHGETILSIDRLNAPNYRLKTFFSGGYVDWDTISSGQVDLIPAYSSEIPKIIRSGRINVDVAFIQITPPNDAGYCSLGLAVDVAREAMSKATLVVGEVNEEMPFTYGDTFVSIEEFDLLVRSDREPIFYAPEPVSDVMKKVAANVANEIRDGDCINYSLGPLFEALVPYLSDKKDLGIHSLYFTDAAAELVNSGAVTNSRKSPFRGKSLASYALGTKELMKWLHKNPLVEFQGIDWVCNSQLIARNPQFVAIYEGRKVDLQGRVAFPLKGTVISGPGEGIDFYKAAEASKDGNTIIGMPSRNEDGESNILFSIERYVNQLRLRESVHVLATEYGVAMLKWRPLRERAQAIIDVAHPDDREALIKRAREKNLIYSNQIFVSHSAHLYPAHISYTKTFKGDKTIRIRAMKPSYEEAMRRFFYRCSNETVFYRFFYSIKTMSHNKMQEYVNVDYAKEFSVVGFGGKKGDHRIVAEARLVVSDDGKAGEVAFLVDENYQGSGVGSYLMSLLVEEGRNRKLKELIAQVLPDNQPMLKVFEKSGLPLTSNIDSGVYHITMLLDS